A portion of the Lolium rigidum isolate FL_2022 chromosome 1, APGP_CSIRO_Lrig_0.1, whole genome shotgun sequence genome contains these proteins:
- the LOC124683907 gene encoding polyamine oxidase 1-like — MKPSPFVTAIAAVLILIAAQHASLAVGRGPRVIIVGAGMSGISAGKRLWDSGVRDLLILEATDRIGGRMHKHNFSGVNVEIGANWVEGVNGDKINPIWPMVNSTLKLRNFYSDFDGVVSSVYKENGGLYEEEYVQKKMDRGDEVEELGGKLAAKMDPSGRDDISILAMQRIFNHQPNGPATPVDMALDYFRYDYEFAEPPRATSLQNTEPTATFADFGEDAHFVADQRGFETLVYHIAGQYLSTDSAGNIVDPRLKLNKVVREISYSWSGVVVSTEDNSSYSADYVIVSTSLGVLQSDLIQFKPQLPAWKIIAIYRFDMAVYTKIFLKFPSKFWPTGDGKQFFVYASSRRGYYGMWQSFEEEYPGANVLLVTVTDQESRRIEQQPDNTTMAEAVAVLRRMFPDVDVPDATDIYVPRWWSNRFFKGSYSNWPIGVNRYEYDQLRAPVGRVYFTGEHTSEHYNGYVHGAYLAGMDSADILMNRIFNNVEFKVRGKYDDQTAEAK; from the exons ATGAAACCTAGTCCCTTTGTCACTGCTATAGCAGCAGTGCTGATACTCATAGCTGCACAGCATGCGTCTCTCGCCGTCGGCAGAGGCCCCAGGGTCATCATAGTCGGCGCCGGCATGTCCG GGATCTCGGCGGGGAAGCGGCTGTGGGACTCCGGAGTGAGGGACCTGCTGATCCTGGAGGCGACGGACCGCATCGGCGGGCGGATGCACAAACACAACTTCAGCGGCGTCAACGTAGAGATCGGCGCCAACTGGGTGGAGGGCGTCAACGGGGACAAGATCAACCCCATCTGGCCCATGGTGAACTCCACGCTGAAGCTCAGGAATTTCTACTCCGACTTCGACGGCGTCGTCAGCAGCGTCTACAAGGAGAA CGGCGGCCTGTACGAGGAGGAGTACGTGCAGAAGAAAATGGACCGTGGGGACGAAGTGGAAGAGCTGGGCGGCAAGCTCGCCGCAAAGATGGATCCCAGCGGCCGCGACGACATCTCCATTTTGGCCATGCAGCGCATATTCAACCA CCAGCCGAACGGGCCGGCGACGCCGGTGGACATGGCACTGGACTACTTCAGGTACGACTATGAGTTCGCCGAGCCGCCGCGCGCTACCAGCCTGCAGAATACCGAGCCCACCGCCACGTTCGCCGACTTCGGGGAGGACGCGCACTTCGTCGCCGACCAGCGGGGGTTCGAGACCCTCGTCTATCACATCGCCGGACAGTACCTCAGCACGGACAGCGCCGGGAACATTGTAGATCCCAGGTTAAaactcaacaag GTGGTGCGGGAGATCTCCTACAGCTGGAGTGGCGTGGTCGTGAGCACAGAGGACAACTCGTCGTACAGCGCGGACTACGTGATCGTGTCCACGAGCCTAGGAGTCCTGCAGAGCGATCTCATACAGTTCAAGCCTCAGCTGCCC GCATGGAAGATCATCGCCATCTACCGGTTTGACATGGCCGTGTACACCAAGATCTTCCTCAAGTTCCCCAGCAAGTTCTGGCCCACGGGTGACGGGAAGCAGTTCTTCGTGTACGCCAGCTCCAGGCGAGGCTACTACGGGATGTGGCAGTCCTTCGAGGAGGAGTACCCGGGGGCCAACGTGCTGCTGGTGACGGTGACAGACCAAGAGTCGCGGCGGATCGAGCAGCAGCCAGACAACACcaccatggcggaggcggtggcggtgctGCGGAGGATGTTCCCCGACGTGGACGTCCCAGACGCCACCGACATCTACGTGCCCCGGTGGTGGTCCAACCGTTTCTTCAAGGGCTCCTACTCCAACTGGCCTATCGGCGTCAACCGCTACGAATACGACCAGCTTCGG GCGCCGGTGGGGCGGGTCTACTTCACTGGGGAGCACACCAGCGAGCACTACAATGGCTATGTCCATGGAGCCTACCTTGCAG GCATGGATTCTGCCGACATTCTGATGAACCGTATCTTCAACAACGTGGAGTTTAAAGTCCGCGGCAAGTACGATGACCAGACCGCGGAG GCTAAATGA